The nucleotide window ACAGACGGCAGTCACCGTGTCGTGGCCGTGCTCACGGCCTGCGTGTGGCCGAGCGGCAGGATCGTGGAGACGACTACTCGACTTCCAGCTCCTCGTTGGACCCCTCCTCCGACCAGCCGAGTTCGAGCCCGACGTTCAGTTCCTTCGATCCGTCCTGTGGGCCGTCGCGTTCCACCGCCACGCCGAACCGCGGGCGGACGGGCGGCTCCAGCGTGACGGCGTCCTCGCCGGCCTGTAGCGTGATCGGCGTCCCGTTCTCCAGGTTGTCGGCGATGGTCCGGAGGATGGTCGCCACGTCTGCACGTCGTCGCTCGTTCTCGACCTCGAACACGACTTCTTCTGACATACACGGACGCTACGCGCTCCAGGGAAGTAAATTCGTGTGTCGCTACAGTTTGTAACGAGACCGTGAGACGACGGGAACACGGACGTCGCCGCCGCTGGACGGGCAGACTCGTCACGTCGGCGTCGGCCGGCCACCGCCCCGGACCGCCGACACCGACGCGACTTTAGCACGCGCGACCCCACTGTCGTCCGTGACAGTCAACATCGGCGCACACACCTCCATCGCCGGCGGCGCGGACAACGCCGTCGACGAGCAGGCGGAGATCGGCGGCAACTGCGGACAGATCTTCAGCCACAGCCCGCAGGTGTGGCAGGACCCGAACATCGAGGACGACGAGGCAGAGCGGTTCCGGGCCGCCTCCACGGACCACGACATCGGGCCGTGGGTGATCCACTCCTCGTACCTCGTCAACCTCTGTACGCCGAAAGACGATCTCCGGGCCAAGAGCATCGACTCCATGCAGAAGGAGGTCGACGCCGCAGCCAAGCTGGGAGTCGACTACGTCAACGTCCACCTCGGCGCCCACACCGGTGCCGGCGTCGAGCAGGGGCTGGACAACGCCGCGAGCGCGCTGGACGAACTGGACGTGCCCGACGAGGTGACGGTGCTCGTCGAGTCCGACGCCGGCTCCGGCACGAAGCTGGGCGGCGAGTTCGACCACCTCGCGGCCGTCCACGACCGGACGGACCTGGAGATCGGCTTCTGTCTCGACACCGCTCACGTATTCGCGGCCGGCTACGACCTGTCGACGCCGGCCGCCGTCGACGAGACGGTCGCCGCCTTCGACGAGACCGTCGGGCTCGAACACCTCCACTGTCTCCACCTCAACGACTCCAAACACGAGTGCGGGACGAACAAGGACGAACACGCCCACCTCGGCGACGGTCACATCGGCGACGCCGGCGTCGATCGGATCGTCAACCACCCAGACCTCCGAGAACTGCCGTTCGTGTTGGAGACCCCCACCGAGGACGGGCGTAGCTTCGCGTGGAACGTAGAGCGCGTCCGGGAGCTGCGGGCGTAGACCGCCGGAGCTTTGCCGTACGGCCGGTCACGGTCTTCTCGTGTCACTCGCCACCACGGTGTACGCGGCACTGGCGCTGCTCGGGACCGTCGCGGTCGTGTTCGTCGTCCAGACCGCAGACGAGGGAGAGATAACCGCCAGCGACCTCGGTCCGCCGCGGGCGGTCGCTCGTGGGTTCCTCGAGACCTCGCTCCCGCCGCTCTCGGTGCTCGCCGCCGTCACGGCCGTCGGGGTCGTCGTCGGCGACCTGGACCTGGGGACGCTCGGACTCGGGCCGGCGGCGCGCACCCCCGCCGCGGTCGCCGCCGGGCTCGGGCTCGGCGCCGGGATGTCGGTGCTGGCGATCGTCCAGGTCTGGCTGCTCGGCCGGCTAGGTGTCTCGGTCGAAGACACCGCCGCGAGCGTGTACCCCGACAGCTACGCCGGGCTGGGGTGGTACACCGTCGGCTACGCCGGCCAGTCGACGATGGAGGAGGCGCTCTTCCGCGCCGGGCTCGTCGGCGCCGTCCCGGCCGTGATCCCCGTTTCGCCGCCGCTCGCGGTCGTACTCGGGGCCGTCGCCTTCGGGCTGGCACACGCCGACCGCGCCCCGGGCGGGGTCGTGGTCACGGCGACGACCGGACTCGTCTACGGCGTCGGCTTCCTCCTCTTCGGGCTCCCGGCGGTCGCCGTCGGCCACACTTTCCAGAACCTCGTCGACGCCACGAACAAGCGATTCCGCGCCGACAGCGACCGCTTCACGACGCCGGGCGAGGAGTGACCGTCGTCCCGGCCGCTGTCTCGAACACTCGCACGACGGTCGTCCGCCCGCTCGGACCGACGACGCGCACCTCGAGCGCGACCGCGACGACGTACGCCTCTCCGGCGCGCTCCTGGAGCACGACCCCGTCACGGGCGACACAGTCGCCGAACTGTCGGTTCGGGCCGCCGGGACAGGAGGCGTCGGCCCACGACGCGGCGACGGTCGCGTTGCGTCGCACGCGCACGGAGACGCCTCGATCCAGCCGTGCGGTCTCGATCCCGCGGCGGTCCGGGCGGAGCGTCCGGTCGAACGCGGAGCGCGTCGCCGTCCGGTTCGTCCAGTCGTCGCCCGCGACGGCCCGGGAGGCGTTGCCGACGGCACGCGCCAGCGCGCGGACGACGCGATCCGTCTCGTGGCCCGGCTCCGTTCGAGCGGCGACGTCCGGGTGGGCACCCAACTGGAGGTACGCGAACACGACCGGGAGCAACGCTAACGCCGCCAGCGCTGCCGCGAGTACGACGAGCTGGCCACGGTCGGCTCCGGCGTGACGAGTCACGCGTACCACACCTGGATCACCACCGGTCCGTGTCGGGTCGGTACCGTCGCCCGACCGGTCGCCGTCGCCCGCGGGATCGGGTCGCCGACGACGCCGTGCGGTGTTCGGAGTCGAAACTGGAGGTTGTCACCGAGGGTGGCCGCGACGCGCCGGCGGAGCGCTCCCCGTTCCCGCTCGAACGCCGCCCGCGAGGCAGCGACCTCGGTCAGCCGGCTGCGGTCGGCGTGTCGCGGCGGCGCCCCGGTCAACACCGTCGCGGCGTCGCCGGCGTAGGCGTCGAGCTGTGTCTCGTCCGTCGACGGCGTCGGGAGACTCGCGCCGAACCCGCCCGCGACGGCGAGCAACAGCAACACGCCGACCCCGGCCTCGACGACCGACAGCGACAGCTGCCCGCGGTCAGGCACCGACGGTCACCTCCAGGCGTGCCTTCCGAGTCCGAGTCGGGAACGTCGTCACGGTGACGGTACCGGTGCCGGCGAAGTTCACGCGCAGCGTCGCCCGTCGGCTGACGGCGACGGTCGCCGTCCCCCGGAGTCCGTCGGGGCGTGCCAACACGAGCCGGCCGTCGACGCGCACCCGGGTGACGGACGCGTTCCGGAAGTCGAATCGGATTCGATCCGTCCGCCGGGGGAAGACGAGCCCGGCCGCCGCCGGCACCGACCGCGTCCGGGGAGTGGTCGTCGCCACCGTGACGATCCGGCGGTGTGTCGGGCCGACGGGGTCGCCCCGGACCGCGAGCACGGTGTCGTCCAGTTCGACCCGGACGGCGCGGTCGCGCAGCGCCGGGACGCTCGCCGTGACGGCAGCGGTGTCCAGGTCGGCGACCGCGTCGGCGTCGAGGACGTTCGGCCGGACGGCGAGCGGGCCGTCGGCGGCGACGAGTCGCCCGGCCGTGGCGACGGCGGCGTGGCGCGCCCCGGCAGGTCGGTCGGCGCCGGCGAAGGCGGCGTCCGCGAGCGCGAGCGTCCCCGTGACGGCGGCGACGACGAGCAGGACGGCCACCCCGAGCGCGAGGAGGTTCGCCTGGCCGCGGGCACGAGACGGAGTCACGCCACACCCCCGGACTGGAGTCGGACGACGACGCCGTCGTCGTGTGTTTCGACGACGACGACGGTGTGATCGGTGCTGTGCCAGGTCCCCGTCACGCGGTGGACCCGGTCGGGGACGACCACGGTCACTCCGACGGTTACTGCCGGGTTCGGGTGGACGAGCCGGAGTCGCCCGTCGTCGGCGACGACGCGGTACGGCTTGCCGCGGAGCCGCGACGGCAGCGGCACCCGTCGGCGAACCGACACCCAACGGCCCGGCGGCGGCACCGCGCGCTCGACACGCGTCGCCGCCGCCGTCAGGTGTCGCTGTGCGAGCTCCCGGCCGGCCCGGTCGCGGTACTCCGGCACCGCGCTGCCACCGAGTGTCGCCGTCAGCCCGCCGACGAGTAAGACGACGATTCCGACCTCCAGCAGCTTGCCGACTGTCGGCGTCACGGCCCGCGTCCGCCCCTCTCCGTCAGACACGTTCCACCTCCAGCCCGAGCCGGTGGACGACGAACACGACGCGACGGTCGGCGACGTGGACGACCACGCTCGGGACGCCGTCGTCGTCGAAGTCACGTCGCGACACGGAGCCGACGCGAGCGAGGGCGTCGGCGACGGCCGCCGGCGTCGCGGTCTCGACGGCGACACGCCAGTCTCCGGTCGGGTGTCGTGTCGCCTCGTGTGAGACGTTCGTCCGGAGTCGGAGCCGCGTTCGCGGTGCGTCGGGAACGCCGCCGACGGCGAGCGAGACGCCGGCGGAGTCT belongs to Halobaculum sp. MBLA0143 and includes:
- a CDS encoding amphi-Trp domain-containing protein; translation: MSEEVVFEVENERRRADVATILRTIADNLENGTPITLQAGEDAVTLEPPVRPRFGVAVERDGPQDGSKELNVGLELGWSEEGSNEELEVE
- a CDS encoding deoxyribonuclease IV, with protein sequence MTVNIGAHTSIAGGADNAVDEQAEIGGNCGQIFSHSPQVWQDPNIEDDEAERFRAASTDHDIGPWVIHSSYLVNLCTPKDDLRAKSIDSMQKEVDAAAKLGVDYVNVHLGAHTGAGVEQGLDNAASALDELDVPDEVTVLVESDAGSGTKLGGEFDHLAAVHDRTDLEIGFCLDTAHVFAAGYDLSTPAAVDETVAAFDETVGLEHLHCLHLNDSKHECGTNKDEHAHLGDGHIGDAGVDRIVNHPDLRELPFVLETPTEDGRSFAWNVERVRELRA
- a CDS encoding CPBP family intramembrane glutamic endopeptidase, whose translation is MSLATTVYAALALLGTVAVVFVVQTADEGEITASDLGPPRAVARGFLETSLPPLSVLAAVTAVGVVVGDLDLGTLGLGPAARTPAAVAAGLGLGAGMSVLAIVQVWLLGRLGVSVEDTAASVYPDSYAGLGWYTVGYAGQSTMEEALFRAGLVGAVPAVIPVSPPLAVVLGAVAFGLAHADRAPGGVVVTATTGLVYGVGFLLFGLPAVAVGHTFQNLVDATNKRFRADSDRFTTPGEE